From one Physeter macrocephalus isolate SW-GA chromosome 18, ASM283717v5, whole genome shotgun sequence genomic stretch:
- the ZFP57 gene encoding zinc finger protein 57 homolog, translating to MFSVVKEENSDSRTKKEDGPLGQIPLPPEATSNPGAFSKPLHLPSHWEVDSPRKEPSQPRGPDQDWIKLERDIREEQVFDLLKPIEPVQKLLPQVDEEALQEAVKGECWWKAWVKKPVTSEDVAVNFNQEEWECLDASQRVLYQDVMSETFRNLMSVAVDLIAKFEQEEKQWRADLRPPNGEGLHSGGKREELQEQSQSLGDEGNSDDKKVSLARRRAGPSSAPAGSLDRTPVFPASWAGPPFTCHTCGRCFSKRSSLYNHQFVHSCGQCGKSFLNPKELSCHRRKQHLGERPFCCLLCDKTYCDASGLSRHRRVHLGYRPHSCPFCGKCFRDQSELKRHQKIHQGQELGAGKQKHIVKIPDNTAGFQGLATENKAPVAGTQGPSFKTTGPEAQTQPSLDRSPAPTTKNQVVTGKAQRPVVTTPEPVTRTQAANTRATCLDTKSSSHPGKPSRRKVFSCPHCPLTFSKKICLSSHQKAHSTEQSNRCFHCGKSFTLFSGLVRHQQTHWKQKLYCCPICDVCFGEKEDLLGHWGGYRGKGLCLGSPHKCWAILGQWLGFFPNASTVAGEEMGLSPGSIPSGEGRQGGEKAAEERKQIRQ from the exons ATGTTCTCAGTTGTGAAAGAGGAGAATTCGGACAGCAGGACAAAAAAGGAAGACGGCCCCCTGGGGCAGATACCTTTGCCACCGGAGGCCACATCAAACCCTGGGGCCTTTTCAAAGCCTCTCCACCTGCCCAGTCACTGGGAGGTAGATAGCCCCAGGAAGGAGCCCAGTCAGCCTAGGGGGCCAGACCAGGACTGGATAAAGCTAGAAAGAGACATCAGGGAAGAGCAGGTGTTTGACCTGCTGAAGCCAATTGAACCTGTACAGAAGCTGCTCCCTCAGGTGGATGAGGAGGCCCTGCAGGAAGCCGTGAAGGGAGAATGCTGGTGGAAGGCGTGGGTGAAG AAGCCAGTCACCTCTGAGGATGTGGCAGTGAATTTCAACCAGGAAGAGTGGGAATGTCTAGATGCCAGTCAGAGGGTCCTCTACCAGGACGTTATGTCAGAGACCTTCAGAAACCTGATGTCTGTGGCTGTGG ACCTGATCGCCAAGTTTGAACAGGAAGAGAAACAGTGGAGAGCAGATCTCCGTCCGCCAAACGGAGAAGGCCTTCATTCAG GAGGCAAGAGAGAGGAACTTCAAGAACAGAGCCAGAGTTTGGGAGATGAGGGAAACAGCGATGACAAGAAGGTCTCCCTTGCTCGCAGAAGGGCAGGCCCATCCTCTGCTCCAGCTGGGTCCCTGGACAGGACACCAGTGTTCCCAGCATCCTGGGCTGGGCCACCCTTTACCTGCCATACCTGTGGCAGGTGCTTCAGCAAGCGCTCCAGCCTCtacaaccaccagtttgttcacAGCTGCGGCCAGTGCGGGAAGTCCTTCCTGAACCCCAAGGAGCTCAGCTGCCACCGGCGCAAGCAGCACCTCGGGGAGCGGCCCTTCTGCTGCTTGCTCTGTGACAAGACCTACTGTGACGCTTCCGGGCTGAGCCGCCACCGCCGTGTCCACCTGGGTTACCGGCCCCATTCGTGCCCTTTCTGTGGGAAGTGCTTTCGGGACCAGTCTGAGCTCAAACGCCACCAGAAGATACACCAAGGCCAGGAGCTGGGTGCTGGAAAGCAGAAGCATATCGTGAAGATTCCAGACAACACAGCTGGATTCCAGGGGCTGGCAACTGAAAACAAGGCACCAGTGGCCGGGACCCAAGGACCCTCATTTAAAACCACGGGTCCTGAGGCTCAGACCCAGCCATCTTTAGACAGGAGCCCagcacctacaaccaagaaccAGGTAGTCACTGGGAAGGCTCAGCGCCCAGTCGTTACAACCCCAGAGCCTGTGACCAGGACCCAGGCAGCCAACACGAGAGCCACCTGCCTGGATACCAAGTCCAGCTCTCACCCAGGAAAGCCTTCAAGACGCAAGGTCTTCTCTTGCCCTCACTGTCCCTTGACCTTTAGCAAGAAAATCTGTCTCTCCAGCCACCAGAAGGCCCACTCCACAGAGCAGTCCAACCGCTGCTTCCACTGCGGCAAGTCCTTCACCTTATTCTCTGGGCTGGTCAGGCACCAGCAGACTCACTGGAAGCAGAAGCTCTACTGTTGCCCTATCTGCGACGTCTGCTTTGGGGAAAAAGAGGACCTTTTGGGTCACTGGGGGGGCTACAGGGGCAAGGGGCTCTGCCTGGGCAGTCCCCATAAATGCTGGGCGATCCTGGGTCAGTGGCTTGGCTTCTTTCCCAATGCCTCCACTGTGGCGGGGGAGGAGATGGGTCTTTCTCCTGGATCCATACCCTCAggagagggaaggcagggaggggagaaggcagcagaggaaagaaagcagataAGGCAATGA